A window of Methylomonas sp. 11b genomic DNA:
CGTACGTGACGGGAGTACCCGGCGTGACTCCCGGTTCCATTCCGCCTGGCCCCGCTATTGAACAGCCTCAGCGTGAGATTATTAATGTGATAACTGCGGCCGGATTGACACCGAGCGGCGGTGATATGACGCAATTGCTGCAAGCGATAAGAAAACTTAAACAACCACGATTATTCAAACTGACTAGTAGCGGAGATTTTCCAACCCCAGCCGACATTACCACCGACTCTGTTCTTAAAATCACTTTGGTTGGCGGCGGCGGTGGCGGTGGCGGTTCAAACGCTGCCTATACGCTGGCTATGTCTGGTGGGGCGGGAGCGGCTATTGAGTTTTTAATCTCTGGATTGGCGCCTAGCACCAATTACGCGGTGGTGATTGGCGCTGCTGGCGCGGGTGGCGGCCCCGGCAGCGATGGAGGCTCGGGGCTTGCCACTCAGATAACAATCAATGCCGTCACGTATTCAGCCGGAGGAGGGCTCGGCGGGCTAGGAACAACAAGCGCCACTATCAATGGCGGGCAAATTCAAGGCGTTGCAAATGCTGCTGCACTTGCGTTGCCGAATAAAAGCATTTGCCAAGTTACTCCGGGACTAGGCTTTGCCGTGTCATCGGTATCAATTGGCGTTGCGCCTAATGGCGGCGCTACTCTGTTCGGGATTGCCGGTATCGGTGGTCAATCCGGATCGGGTTCGGGCGGA
This region includes:
- a CDS encoding glycine-rich domain-containing protein, with amino-acid sequence MIYNQPVGATGGAPYVTGVPGVTPGSIPPGPAIEQPQREIINVITAAGLTPSGGDMTQLLQAIRKLKQPRLFKLTSSGDFPTPADITTDSVLKITLVGGGGGGGGSNAAYTLAMSGGAGAAIEFLISGLAPSTNYAVVIGAAGAGGGPGSDGGSGLATQITINAVTYSAGGGLGGLGTTSATINGGQIQGVANAAALALPNKSICQVTPGLGFAVSSVSIGVAPNGGATLFGIAGIGGQSGSGSGGAASGYGAGGGAGIGAGSSGGNGSPGLFMAEWVA